Genomic window (Clupea harengus unplaced genomic scaffold, Ch_v2.0.2, whole genome shotgun sequence):
CTTTACTCGTCTGGCTAACGCTAACCTAACTATAAACCTTGCCAAGTGTGAGTTTGGTAAGGCTAGTGTTACTTATCTTGGTAAGATAGTTGGTGGAGGACAAGTTCGGCCTGTAGGAGCAAAGATTGAAGCCATATGTAACTTCACCACACCTGAGAACCGCCGGGAACTCCGGAGGTTTCTTGGTATGGCCGGTTACTATAGGGCCTTTTGTAGGAACTTTTCTTCTGTTGTTACACCTTTAACAAACCTCCTCAGTCCTAAGGTTCAATTTCAATGGTCTCCTAGATGTCAAGAAGCATTTGACAATGTTAAGTTGTTGCTTGCTTTTTCCCCTGTGCTATCTGCTCCAGACTTTGACCGCCCTTTCAGTGTTGCTGTTGATGCCAGTGAAAGTGGTGCTGGAGCAGTTCTGTTACAGGTAGGATTAGATGGAGTAGAGCACCCAGTAGCATACTTTTCAAGGAAGTTTAATCGCCATCAGCAAGTCTACTCCACAGTAAAGAGAGAAGCGCTAGCTTTAATccttgcagtacagcattttgaGGTCTACTTGGGCTCCTCTCCGAGTCCAATAGACATTTTCACTGACCATAACCCATTGGTCTTTATTGATCGTATGCGAAACCAGAATCAACGCATTATGCGTTGGAGCTTAATTCTTCAGCAATACCCGTTGAAGATTCAACATATCAGAGGCAAGGACAACATTGTGGCAGATGCGTTGTCCAGAGTCTAAGAATAGTTTagtctatcttcactgtggttaGTATCATACACTGTAGTATAGATACCTACTATAtgtgtactgtctgtgtcaCATTTCCCTAGTCCTAGGGGGCCCCAGGATTTAGGTTGATGTGGCACAGGaggtctttctttttgtttttgtttgtttgtttgaggtttACCTACAGCAAACCTCTTAGTGAGGGAGGTGTGACGCCCACCTGTGCCCCTTCAGGCTTcgccctgccagtgcacgggaaggacgaacctgagcctaaatgctttattgtctgcacctgtattttatttatttggggctataaaagggtttctctctctctctctcattaggcacttctgttcggtacttgtaggcactttattgatattctctctcacacgggctctttgacttctttctaaatctgtccccctttctatttctttagctctcactttcttattcatttacctaacaaattgatacattcattcacccattcatgcacgacattgaacattacctttttcataaccctatttggttgattgttgacattggtataaataaattcgtattattgaatttaaactgtcttgtgtcttgtccctcattatgtgacggtaatctaacgagtctgccgttacacacatatactcccTGTTGCCTTcttgacacacatgcacacaggtacattgaatcacacacacacacacacacacacacaaatatacacacttcTCATTCTCCTCCCAGGATTTTTaacatagaaatacacacacacacacacacacacaaatatacactctTCTCATTCTCCTCCCAGAATTTttagcacagaaacacacacacacacacacacacacacgtctattggatctgtgtgtgatggtgtgtgtatgtgtgtttgagcatgcgtttgtttgtgtgcaagcaGGAAGAACATCTGtatgattgtctgtgtgtgtgtgtgtgtgtgtgtgtgtgtgtgtgtgtgtgtgtgtgtgtgtggatgggtgcaGTGGAACAGTCCCTTTCCTACCCCATATTCTgatgttctctcctcttgtctgcagatgcctgtgagctcacactggacccaaacacagcatacagacatctctctctctctgaggggaacagaaaggtgacacGTGTGTATGAGGAGCAGCGGtatcctgaccacccagagagatttgacagTTGGTATCAGGTGCTGTGcagagagggtcagtctggacgctgctactgggaggctgagtggagtggtgtTGAGGCTCAGATGGCAGTGGCATATAAGAGCAtgaagaggaaagggaggagtcATGACAGTGGGTTTGGATGGAATGACAAGTCCTGGCTTCTGGattgctctggtaacagttactCTGCCAGGCACaattataaacacactgacatacctgccccctcctcccgctccagcagagtaggagtgtacctggactggccagcaggcactctgtccttctacagcgtctcctctgacacactcacccacctgcacacgttccactccacattcactgagcccctctatcctgggttttgggttgggggttcagtgtccctgtgccagatcacatgacctcctgaTCCCGCAGGATCACCAGAGTCTGCAGAAGAGTTACACACTCCTGTTCAAACACCattgtgtgatgctgtgatggaACATATtgataaataatatataattattgAGCCTATTACATGTTGATAAACATGTTACTATGACTTAACCATCACTGTATTCATAGTTAAACTGTTCAAAATATGCTGGGGAATAAAAAGATGGAAATAGAtgtgaatctctctctgtctctctctgtgtgtgtgtgtgtgtgtgagtgggggggggggggagggggggtgttaccaatgtcactcactcactcaccagtcactcttattttatttcatttttgtgtcATCCCTTTCTAGTTGTTTCTATGATTTTATAAATGACAAACTGATGTCACATGTCATCTCTAAAAGGTGTCATCTCTaaaaggtgtgtctgtgtatttttgtcCTAACTCTGACTGCTTACTTGTTTCAGTACCTACCTAccccactcattcacacacacacacacacacacacacacacacatagacacaaagatagagtgagagaaacacatacactcattcacacatagcAGATTACTCCTTCCTGACGcacaggggcgggggggggggggtagactgCTTAACTACTGACTGACCTGAGAAATATGGCTGATCAGccattatacacacagacacacacacacacacacacacacacagagagttattTCCTGTTGTGAATTGTGATCTGATTTGTAGATGGATATCACAACATTGTTGTAACATCCTGTCACCACTAGATGGTAGTAGTGCACTGCATTTCAGAGTGACGCATATGCAGCCTTTCACCACTAAAAACCCATTTAGATGCCCTTATTGTTAATGATGTTAATGCCCTTTCACACTAATGTGTTCTGTAGGCATATCCCCATGATTGTTCCATAACATCAACATCTAAATTAACTTTTAATCAAGcttcctttctcctccccaGCGTAGGCCTCCCTTCCAAACACAACAAGGCAGTAACTACAGCATCTATTGAACAGGGTGTCAATGTCTTTTGCAAATTAAGTTATAAAAAGTGAGTTCCAATGTCCACTAAGTTAGGCGTATCCTTGTTGATGTATAGGTCTAATGTCTTGAACGTAAACAATTAATTTGTTTAATATACTGTTTTACTGcatacattaaaacattaaacattaaacattaaatccATTGCATTTAGTAATAAAAAGCTTATATTTTACCCAGTAATTCCTAGGCTTTATACCTATTTGATGTTGTTAGTAGTCTAATTTGCCACGACTAGTGTTCTACATAGATATGAAGAGTCTTCTCTATAGAAGACTGCAACAACAGATCTGATGTTGGATGAGGAGGACTCCATCTTGGGTTGAAGGCCATTGAAGCTACATAAAATACCCAGAACTACAGAGCATGTGTCAATGCAGATCAATTTACAATGGAGACCGGAGTCAAGAGCTGGGTCCTTCTTGAGAATGCTGTCATGACCCGGCTCATGAACCACAACATACGTAAATTGGAGCCAGACCACAGAGTGAACCAAAACAGGtttatttcaataaaacaaaaatagggGATAAGAAAGTATATGCAAAGCAccgggaaaaaaaagagtgcgcACAAGCATCAAACGCAGGGTGACAGTGCAAGGCCACCTTCTGAAGGCTAACAgcttacttttacttttcatgacaTAACATGTGTTACTGTACAGTATATTGCAAATGTATGTGTCTAATCTGTGTTTTACTACAATTAATTCATTTCTAGCAAAAACATTTGAGTAATTGTGTATCTGTCAGACAATCTATACAACCTACccaagaacacaaaacaacaacaaaaacaacaacaataataataatatgatatgTGAGTGTAAAACAAACTTCTAACATCATATTGACTTCAGCATGGTCGTcagtccatcacacacctgacatcCAACGAATGGGACAtgaagcagtggcagtggttgagacagactGCATAACTTCATACCACCATTAGGAGTTCAGAAGAAGCCAAAATACTTTCCAGTTTAACATCATGCTGTGCCATTAAAAATGCAGTAATATATAAAGGTTGCAGCATCGTACAAAACTGGAACTGATGTGTGACCTAATGGACAGTGATATCTGAGCTACACCTGAATCCCTTCCGACGAGTAGTAAATCTATACGGCTATTCCCCGTTATGGattctctggtgtctcttgagagaaCACAtgtgactaaaagtctttccacactgagaacactgatgtggcttttccccagtgtgtgttATCTGGTGGATGGTAAGTCCTTTTCTACTCCTGAAACCCTTCCTgcatgtagtacactgatatggcttttccccagtatggatcccctggtgtgtcttgagaggtCCTATTTGAgaaaaggcctttccacactgagaacactgatgtggcttttccccagctTGAATCCTCTGTACAGTGttcatattaggacatcctcagatctcagactcaaacgaaaaggcgtcaggtctcagaccaaaagtagtcagactcaggcgaaacggcgtcagtctcagaaaaacctccgtcatcctcacacaaaactttgtcaaacaaAACGCCGTcaccctcacacaaaactttttcaaaccaaacggcgtcatcctcacacaaaacgttgtcaaaccaaacggcgtcatcctcacacaaaactttgtcaaaccaaacggcgtcatcttcacacaaaactttgtcaaaccaaacggcgtcatcctcacacaaaactttgtcaaaccaaacgccgtcatcctcacacaaaactttgtcaaaccaaacgccgtcattctcagcagaactttgttagaaaaaaagttgtcagagcTAGAGGGAGCTGTtgagggagctgttgactagctttctgaatgagctaaagtagcagcttttacagtgaatactgctgtggtgtttctgttaactggtacagcaagaaaacttacttttgatataatacgaaatagttgttttctgcaagctagttcactaGTGTAAAGTAAACCCATGTTTAGTCCTCACACAGGTGAgaacgctcccaccagcggacagaattgggcttaagaatcagtgcacagccacggacaattttaagctttaaaaaactaatttccaggcgttcaagaatccggcagagatcttttcgtaggtagggtcgacaatgaggcccaatgagaatggctacaacagacgtggaaacagaatgtccgcaccgaaaattcagaaatagatctggcttccattttttatcattttccgcgagttgtgcgtggccctttttacatagagtctggtaataaatctatgaaatgtaacgaaaattatttattttgctgtgaataatgaaggaagcaataaatccgattatttgccaaaccctcaagagctgttgccatggagatttaacgttactttatgtttgaagacaaggtagcagctagtgttgaagaatggatgacttgaaattggacgactttaaattaatatatgaaattgaacatcatcacctatacggataaaataaataaacaaggatagcaaaacagattgataagcattgagaacggcagaaacacaggcaggacgtcagatgacgagacagatcatagtgacacaggctgttttttttccgtcatatgaaggctgagacatgtataacattttattcagtcttactggtccttttgtaatgccaacacgTGCACtttgttgtggataagtaaagcctattttgctaaatgtttgtagtcctggtaatattttgtttggcatattggtgaggttattaagaggaccatttctcaatcgttttgttcttgatgaattaatatttgtttattaatcagttatttttcaacaaataactcaattatgattacaaagaggacaattcacaactttttatcgcaactttttggaaaagctcctgcgaaatgtTCTTCGAGAatcccagaaagatacaccactgcagcgacaaaagctgcacactttgtggataattgtcataaaaagaaatgttccgatgtttagttcaatgtacagttaaaataattgttaagttgttatattgactgctgtcattaaaagaaacacaggaacaccatgattcctttaagcgtttgtgtcgtgAAGCCACGCCGCCACGCCGCCACGCCGCGCCCCCCCGccgggccccccccccccaaagctgtaaacctaggggaaacactgaatggcgattgtgttgtttagtttgaCGTCGttttgtctgagtctgagatctgacaggagtttggttgtagtatccatggcaaccagctagtcaacagctccctcatctagctctgacaactttgtgaggatgacgccgtttggtttgacaaagttgtgtgaggatgacgccgtttggtttgacaaagttttgtgtgaggatgacagaggtttttctgagactgaagccgtttcgcctgagtctgattacttttggtctgagacctgacgccttttcgtttgagtctgacacttgagtctgagatctgaggatgtcctaatatgaacaccgtacctctgatgtgtcttgagatcACACATCTGAccaaaggtctttccacactgagaacactgatatggcttttccccaatATGGATCTTCTGATGTCTCTTGAGATGACCTATTTGagtaaaagtctttccacacgaagaacactgatgtggcttttctcctgtgtgtattcgttgatgaattgcaagagcgGAATGTCCAGGAAAGAATTTGAAtcactgggagcattcatgttgtttcttccttgTGTCCAAATGTTGATTTTGATTCTGGTGTGAAGTCGTCCTGCACTGGGAGTGATTGTGacgtctctctttgtttcttttctcctcaCTGTTACTTCCTCTGTTAGAATGGATCCTTTGAACATCTCCTATAATATTAGAAGCAAAACGTTAATCGATTTTAAACAAATAACTATTACTTCTCCTCTATCTAGTATTGAAAtctaacaacacacactgatatatattttttattgctTGGTTATTTGCTAAAATCCATTGAATGTCTGGGGAGATCATTTTTAAACAATTTTCTAAAATTAACTGATAATAATGTTGATTTAAGATGGTGATGAAAAGGATATAGAATGAAAAAACATAAGTTATCCAGACATTTgacacattttctctttcttctattCTGTTACCGTGGAAGTCCTACAACACTGAAGAatgtattttcatgtttttatatttgttgGCTATTTGCTAGAAATGTACCTCACATGGAAGTCATTTAGGACGACATTGTCCAATAGGATaagtgtctacctagagactaaatgtaaatgtaaacagagatacatacacatgagTTACAGAACTGGAGAAAAACTGATggcactttctctctttcaaatgtaacaaTAATAGTATCCCATGATTAAGGCAGTATGCATATTATGTTTACTCTCTGTATAGCTCTCATATTTTATTGAATAAAGCACAAGTTAAAGCCATTCACTAATATCCAGGTGTTGTCAATATAAATACCACATTGCAATgaatggtgtgttttttttttagcttctcATGATATAAAATTAtctgcaacttacttgtaggagAAGAGTCATCACGACCATATTCACTTAAATCAgattcatcttcctctttaaATCCCATCAGTGAGaacttttcttctttgcaggccAAGGTTGGTGAACTTTCTgtttcagtcttacagtcatgttccagtccaggcttttcttccactgtctgattTGCAAACAGATACTcttgcaggaaatcatcaaactcttcatcttcttttatttccttctttaCTGACATCAGCAGTTGTGATGGTTGTCAATCCTGACAttttagttctgttttggaaaaaaatcCTTGAACTTTCCTTCAATACAAGACTATTACAGTGAACATGTGAAAACAGagaactacagtatagttgtaCCCTCtgtgacttacacacacacagtatacttcCAGACCATCCAGTGCCTGCCTTATAAAGGTGGCTTATCCAATCAGCTGCAGGaacttttggaatgcaaactagaaTGTCAAAGGATTATGGGAAAGAATTCCGTGTGTATGACCACCGTTTACACGTCTGATGATCCTCGGGTGACGTGGCCATAGCTCAGACTGCATAATCTCCACACAGCAGgataggtgggggtggggtggaggtgtgaactgaaaggtgattgggTAGGAGACAGTAGGCCGGTAAATTGTAGAAAGCTTGTGTGCTTATTTTAATACTGATATAAGGGTAATATCAGACCTACAAACCAGTTTGAAgcttcactttaaaaaaaaaaaaaaaaaaaacacacaactgagttgaaaagaaaacaggtgACCTAAGAAACTTAACTTTTGCTTGAAGTACACAGAGGACAttatcatttgcaccagaatcccAGACATTTACCCCAGTTCACTGAATACTTTTTATTTGTTCATGTTTTGACTGTGGGCAGCAATGGAGTGCTCAGCTGAAGTAGAATTGTAGGGCTTTTTCATCGTGTACCTTACTTTAATTTTAGATGCCATTATCAAGTAAGGAAAAATCTGCACGACACAGGGAGCGCACTAAAAATGATCCGGCTGTAAGAGAAGCATATCttgcaaaaagaaaagaaaggtacGTGTCGTCACAGCGACCTAATGTTTATTTTGGTTCAGacccctctgagacacacaacaacagacatgaatTAAGTTTAACAGTTTTATTGTAGAGGGccgacagccacacacacttggaAGCACACAGTCCCTGGGCAAAATGCAGTACATAGTTTTGGGCCCAGCCTATCGCCACGTAACCCACCCCAATCACACAGGATAAAGAGGCTAGCTATAATAGCCACAGTCAGGCACCACCAAGGGGGAGGAGTACAACTTATTGCAGAGAGGCCGATTAGACATAATAAATGCAATACATTGGAACCAAAACTCCACTCACAGTAAAGCCCCAATATCATTCCCAGCTAGGCAAAACACTGGCGTTACAATTCACACGTGAATATACTCATAAGAAATGTCCGTGCAcagatggctcacacacacacagcaagctaCACCACTATTAAAGTTCGCTCCCACGCTAGTCTAAACAGCCGCTCGTTGCGTTAGGCTGCACTTACCTCCCCAGCAAGTGAAACCCAATAAGAGGGGCTCACCCAGTTCATGCCTGCCCCGCTAAGCGGGTGCGCTGCCGGATGATGAAGAAAACACTTTTGGTCGGCGGCATCCTCCACGCCgaccaaaacacaacaaaacacccaAACCCCACTAGTTCAATCAGTCCAGGGGCAGTGAAAACAGCGTATCATTGCTGCAATGATGAGGGAGGGAAGATCACGTCACCGTCGCACTTCCACACGCTCTGGCTAGTGAACGgttgcgtctctctctcacactctcccgatgccgcttctgcttctcctctggcTGTAGCTCtgaacacaaagcacacacactcaccaaacggCAGGCTCGAAGCTGACCCACTCACACAGTATCCACTCGGATTAGTACAACCACTTCCCTTTAGCTGGTATGCTAACATGCATCTCTCCCCACACGCCGGCTGGCAGGTGATGGTTGTTGTCCGGCGTGTCGCTGCTGGATCGCGTCATCACTCCAGCGTCACCTGGGAAATCGCCCCTGTTCCTGTCAGTTACCCTGTATGAAAGGGATTCCTTCTAGGCCGCaacatgaacactgttttcgtttcaacccgctccacaggcgcgcatctacacaatctttagctcataaaaaagaacagcatcatcacttggtatgggaactgtacagcctgtgactgcagtgccgcatcatcagagcacctctccctattctgcaggagacctacaagagaagactacgtaccagggcccaaagtattgtaaaggactcctaacatccctgaccatggacttttcaaaacactgaggtcaggcaaacgtctctgctgctacaagaccagaacagagagactgaggaggagcttctttcctcaagcattccgtatcctgaacacacacaatgactacatgctttacgttagtatttctatgtatgtgacaaataaacctccttccttgtatcaataaaaggcagtaattgtacttataccaatgaccatttgttcgttcgttcattcattcattcattcattcattcattcattcttccacaaattaaaacaacactgatgaagcataaaaacaatctttatgaaaaatatgatatatgaaactgtacaaaactaaataagaaataacagattaaggacactcagtcctcactgtcagtgtcaggagagtcatcttccagttcctcagtttcttttgtgttggcacaattacagcaacgacataagtctgtgtaacacagtcctgcagaaaaacaggaacatcttcctgtctcacaggcacctttgcagccgcagtgtatcacatgcaaaacactgtcaggggccggatttctggtcatccaggt
Coding sequences:
- the LOC122129296 gene encoding stonustoxin subunit beta-like; protein product: MMSCFRLSRCLITHEGCSFLASALKSNPSYLKWLDLSYNHPGDSGVRELTGRLNDPNCKLETFRYDHGGEFRIKPGPRKYACELTLDPNTAYRHLSLSEGNRKVTRVYEEQRYPDHPERFDSWYQVLCREGQSGRCYWEAEWSGVEAQMAVAYKSMKRKGRSHDSGFGWNDKSWLLDCSGNSYSARHNYKHTDIPDHQSLQKSYTLLFKHHCVML